The stretch of DNA TGGGAATGAAGCAATCAGCGCTTCAGTCTGATCCCGCAAAAAAGGCAGGATAGTCACCAGCAAAACGGTAATCAGGCCGGACAGCGCCACGAAAACAATTAAAATTCCCCAGCCGCGCTGTATTTTATAGCGCTGCAGCAGATTCACAAGCGGGCTTAATAAGTAGTAGCCAACAATGGATAAAATAACGGGGAGGGCAACGGTGCCGATAAACCCGAAAATTGGGTCGAAAATAAAGGAAACTCGGGAATATACCATAATAGTAAGCCCAAGCAAAAGCACAAGGCTTAAGACGAATAGGGCTGTGCGTCCGCCTAAAAAACGGACGAGCGGGGATTGTTCATTCATTCAGGTCCACTCCTCTGGCAAATCACAAGGGCGAACGAAGCTGCCTTTGATTCCTTCTATTATACAATAAGAAGAAAAAAAACACGCATTTGCCGCTTTTCTGAAAACACTATTTTTAAAGGAACTGCCAGTTTTTCTCTTATAATGAAGAAAAAAAGGGGGAGCTACTTTATGCACATTTTGCTTATACTGGCGGGTTCCGTGTTGATTGCCATCGCGTATAATTTCTTTTTAATCCCACACGAGATTTTAAGCAGCGGATTAAGCGGAGTAGCGATCATGCTTGGCATTATTACGCCACTGAATACCGGATTGTTAAACTTTTTATTAAACCTTCCGCTGCTCATACTCGGGGTAGTCAAGCTTGGAAAGAAATTTATTGCCTATACAATTTTATCAGTTGTATCGCTGTCTTTGTTTCTTTATTGGATTCCCATCACGCAGCTGTCCACTGAGCCAATTCTCTCTTCTTTGTTCGGCGGCGTGCTAACGGGTGCTGGAGTCGGCCTGACTTTCCGTGCGTCTGCTTCATCCGGAGGTTTTGATATTATCGCGATGCTGCTGGCACGCAAACGGGACTTTCCGCTCGGCACACTGCTGTCCATCATGAATGCGGTTGTAATTGTAGCCGCAGGCTTTCTGTTCAGCTGGGATGCTGCCCTCAGCACCTTGATTGCCATTTACGCAACAGGCAAAGTGGTCGATACGATTCACACGAAGCACATTAAGCTCACGCTGCATATCGTAACCTCAAAAGGCGATGAGCTCTGTGCGAAAATGCTGAAAAACCTGTATCGTGGCATTACCGTCACGGAAGCAAAAGGTGCATATTCCGGCGAAAGCCGCTCCGTCTTAATGACCGTCATTACCCGTTATCAATTAAATGAAGTGAAACAGATGATTCAAGAAGTCGACCCGCACGCGTTCGTAAATATTACGCAGACGGTTGAAGTAATGGGGCTGTTTCACCGGGAATAAAAAAACCGCTCCGCTTTTGCGGATCGGTTTTTTTATTGTTTTTTTCATGTAAGAAAAGCACGAACGAGATCATGGAGTAAAAATTTTTCCTGTCTGATCAAATTCTGTCCAGCCTTCTTTCAGTGAAGTGTAATTCATTCTCCTGCTGATTGTTCTTCCTCATAGAATAATTCCGGTAGCAAAAATGAGCAGAAGAGTAGTTATGTTGATCAATGTCATTACTTTCATTCTATATTTTTCTTACCTTGATAGATGTCCTTATGTTGGTTGGCTTCAGTGATTGAAGTTATTCGCACGTTCCAGTAGGAACACGCCGTTTTGGGACGGTATAGAAAAAAGCTTTACCTGACCGCTTTCTTCACTGTAAAACTCGTAGTAAGTTTCTGGTTCCTTTTTTCGCACCACTGTAACACGATACCGCCAGGGTGTTCCGTTTGACATCCAGTCATCAGCGACTTTAACAGATAAAAGGTCATCTTCACTCCAGCCTTGGCTTTTTTCTAAATAAGCGAGCACTTCCTGTTTCACTTGTTTTTCTTTGAATAGGTGAGGGGCCCACAAATAGAAAGCAGGATAAGCGGCCAACAGAAATAAAACAATCCATTTTGTCATATTCAGCACTCCAGTCTGCTTTTTTACTGATTACATCGGTACAACGCCTGTCCTTAAGAACACGAGCAAAAATAAAAAACAAAAAGCCAGGCTGTTTAACAGAATGCTGATAAGTGCAGTCCGTCCTTTTTTCCCTAAAAGAGTACAAAGAATACCGAGCAATGGAAACAGCCACATTAAAAAAATGGAAAATTCACCGAACGTATAGAAAAACACATCAGTCACCATAAGAAAAGGAATAGAAAAATAAACAAATAAGCAGATAATAGAAAAGAAAATATAATAATTTTTGTAAATGGATATTTTTAAAATCAATTTCAATCGTATGAAAAAGCCTGCCCGGTTCAAAACGGGCAGGCTTCACGATTACAAAATCTCGGTTACTTCACGGTCGATCAAGCTGGCACTTTTGGAAGCGGTGAATAAGCCGGTTGAGGCCATAAAAACGCCGGATGCGATAATCGCGTTCATCGCCTGCGCAACGGCTGCCGCATCCACCGGTTCAACCGGTGTATCGATCGTGAGGCTGGACGTGCCGCCTCCGGCAGTAGTGAATTGAAGCTGTAGGGTTTTAGCCATACAGTATTCCTCCTTTTTTAGTTAATAGTCGAAGTATCGTTTCGCTCAATGGATACGAGCGGCCGTGCAGACAGCCCGGCAATCGCTGCAGCGGCAGCATTGAACTGATCAGGCGTGACATCTGTTTTTACGTTTGAATACGTTTTTGTTTGGAACAGCTGCTTACCATTTTCATCTACGCCATTGTCAAACATAAGGCGCAATGATGATTTCGTTAAAGTTGCTTGTGCCATTGTTTTCCCCTCCTTTCACCCTTTATGTACAAGGAAGAAAGGAAAATAGATACCCTTATTTAAAAAAAGATGGGATGTATGCGGGACAGATACAATGTGTAAACAAAAAGCCATCCCCTAAAAAGGGATGGCCGCTGTCAGGCATTGACGTCACGTAATAAAATGGAATCGATTTTTGAAAGCTCTTCATCAGAAAAGTGAAGGTTGTCAAGAGCTTTTACGTTTTCTTCAATCTGGCTTACTTTGCTTGCGCCAATCAGGGCCGAAGTGACCCGGCCATTACGCAGTACCCAGGCTAGAGCCATCTGGGCAAGCGACTGGCCGCGTTCCACAGCCATGTCGTTTAAAGCACGGATTTGTGCCCGGACTTCATCGGTAATCCGCTCTTTCTCCAGAAATCCGGTCCTTTTAGCGGCACGAGAATTGTCAGGTACGTCGTAAATATATTTATTTGTCAGCAGTCCCTGCGCCAACGGACAAAAAGCGATCGAACCAATGCCATGTTCATCCAGTACATCCTGCAGACCGTCTTCTATCCAGCGCTCGAACATGGAATAAGACGGCTGGTGAATGAGAATCGGCGTGCCAAGTTCCTTGGCAATGCTTGCTGCTTCGGCTGTCTGTTCGGCAGAATAACTCGAAATTCCGACATACAAAGCTTTTCCCTGGCGGACAAACAAATCCAGCGCCCCGATGGTTTCTTCTAAAGGCGTATCCGGATCTGGGCGATGAGAATAAAAAATATCCACATAGTCAAGATTCATCCGTTTTAAGCTTTGATCCAGGCTGGCAGTTAAATATTTTTTTGACCCCCATTCACCATAAGGACCTTCCCACATATAATAACCGGCTTTGGTAGAGACAATAATTTCGTCGCGGTACGGAGCAAAATCACTGTGCATGATTTTTCCAAACATAGCTTCAGCAGAGCCTGGCGGCGGTCCATAGTTGTTGGCAAGATCAAAATGAGTAATGCCGAGATCAAACGCCCGGCGCAGCATTGCCCGGCCATTTTCAAATGTATCAACACCGCCGAAGTTGTGCCAGAGGCCCAGTGAAATGGCGGGGAGAAGAAGACCTGATTTTCCGCTTCGGCGGTACTGCATGCTGCCTTTGTAACGGTCAGGGTTTGCCAGATAACGATCGGAGTTGGTTAGGTAGCTCATATGAAAGTCTCCTTTGTTTCATAGTCTTCTTTCAGTGTAACGCTTTCATTTCTCACTGAAAAGTAGTGAAATTTTTAAAAGGTAATATGGTATGGTATAGGTACTATCAAAAAGATAGTAAGGGGGATGGATATGAGTAAAGAAGAATTGGTTATTGAATGTTCAATTGAACGGGCACTCGACATCATTGGATCCAAATGGTCTTTTTTAATCCTGCGGGAATTGTTCTGCGGAACGAAACGGTTTGGAGAACTTGAACGCGCTGTCCAGGGGATCAGTCCAAAATCTCTGTCCGATACGCTTCGCCGTCTAGAAGCGAATGACATTGTCGTGCGGAACGTGTATCCGACCGTACCACTTCGCGTCGAGTATACGTTAACTGAAAAAGGGCAGGATTTTCATAAGATTATTAAAGAAATGAAGCTGTGGGGCGCGAAGTGGGGATGAGAGAACCGGAAACATATAAATAGGGCCGGACTACTCGAAAAACTACTTTTTCCGGCCTGACTATGCAGAAACCCGGCCGTTGCCATGGAAAGCAGCCTCCTTTGAAAAGGAGAGCTGCTTTTTCTTTTATTCTTTCATTTTACCGGGCAGATTTTGAATAGACTGAATGACGCCATCAAGCTTCGTTTCAATCCGGTACAAAAGATAAAAAGTCACCGCGATTGGAAAGCCGACGTCCTGGATAAGCGGCAGTATCGTCTCCATCAAACCATCCTCCTTTCTAATGGTTATATACAGGGAATGCGCCCAATTCGAAACCCCGTTTAAAAAAAACACTGTGAACGGCTCCGTTCACAGTGTTACAGATTCATAGGTTGTAGTCCGGGCGCGTCCCTTGCGCTTTGACGTATAAAGAGCTTCGTCTGCTTTTCGTATTAAAAGAGAAGGGTGGTCGCCAGGCTGAGGCGTAAGAGTGGCGCCTCCGATACTAACCGTAATCACTTTGTTTTTATGGTCTTCATGCAAAATGCCAAGACGTTCAATCGCCAGACGGATTTGTTCAGCAAGTTTAAAACTCCTCACTGGTACGCCGGGCGGTAAAATAACGGCCAGTTCCTCGCCGCCATAGCGTGCAGCCGAAGCACCAGCTTCTTTTGCAATCTCATCTACTGCTTTTGCTACATGCTGCAGCGCTCTGTCACCGGCATCATGCCCATATCGATCGTTGTATTTTTTAAAAAAGTCAATATCAAGCAGAAGAAGAGAAATTGGCTCCTTCTGTTCAAACGCTTTTTTCCATGACAGCGCCAGCATATCATCAAAAAAGCGGCGGTTGCCAATGCCGGTTAAGCTGTCACTGAATGACAGGCGCCGCAGCTGTTCATTGGTCCGGCACATTTCTTCTTCTGCCTGCAGGCGAAGTGCCTGCTCCCTTTGAAGGTCGCGTGCCATATCGTTATAAGCACCACAAAGCTCTCTGAATTCTTTAGATGCATTTGTAAATACTCGATCATCAATTCGGTGGCTGTAATGGCCTTTTCGCAAAATGGTGGTTCCTTCGAGCAGGGCCTGAATCGGCTCGGTGATCCGGCCGATCAAACGGCGTATAAAAAAATAAGAAATAACAAAAATAACCAGTAAAATAATGCTCATGAAAAAAAGCGTATCCCGAAATGGCTGCTCAATTTCCGCCGTGGACACTTCACTGATCAGCACCCACTCATCTCCATTGATCCATGTATACTGGCCGATAGATTCTATTCCATTTGCATTGAGGTAGGGCTCGGTCCGGTTTTGCCGCTGAAGCGCGTCTTGAAACAGCTTTGTGTTTTTTAGGGATACAGGAAACGTGCGGGAGGAGGCGCTTAGTACGGTGCCCGTTTTATCAACAAGGTACACATTTCCTGTTTTCCCGTATGCAAAGTCACCAACAATATGACGAATATCATCCACCAGGACAATTCCAGCAAGGATGCCACCAAACTGGCCATTTTCATTGGTAACGGGAGCGGAAAAAATGATTGAGCGGATGTTTCGTTCGCCAATCAGCCGTACACCGGTTGTAAAGGTATGCCACTCCATGCCTTCTTGAAAATAAGGTGTGTTGTACACATTGATTTTTCTCGTTTCTGCCCGGGGATTGGTATTGTATAAAATACGTCCATTCCTGTCGGCATAAAACAAATCATAAAAAAGCGTTCGATTGTTGCCAAGCAGCTCCAGTTTTTCATAAAAGCTTTTATCGGCGTTTGAAGCCTCCGGCAGCTCACTTAAATAGTTAATGTCGCGTGTCAGCTCATCCTGCCATTCGCTGATAAATTCATTCTGCATTTGCAGGGATTTATTTAAATTGGTAAAAGCATCGTGTTCACGCTGCTCTTGAACAAAAATTAATAAAGGGAAGATAGACAACAGTCCGCCAAACAAAATCAACATCGAAATGCCGGTCAAAAAGCGTCCTTTTAGCGTCATGGATCTCCCATTAAATATCTGTGAAAAGGGATTCATTTTTTTCCTCCACTGCCACTCTCTTCTTTTATTGTAACAAATTTACTAGATGGGTATCGATTTTTCTTGTGCTTCTATATGAAAAAAAAGCTAGTTTTCTAAACTGGGCTGAACATTTCTTTTTGTGTGAAAAAAGAACTGGTTGTATACTGTGGAATGGAATAGATGGCTATTATTTTTATTTTTACGAGAGTAAATAACTAGTTTTTCGGAACTTTATGATTCATTAGTCCGTATTCATTAGCTGGCGTGAAGGGAAAAACAACTAAAATAAACAAAGAATGGACAGGGAGAGGATAGCGTGGGTAAAAGCATAAAAGGAAAAATGCTCTTTATTTTTTCAGTGATTGTTCTTCTGGCTTGTATGGCTATTTCATTTGTTAGTTACCATGCTGCACAACAGCTGGCGAAAGATTCGCTCAGCAGTGTAACGGAAAATATTGCAAGCCGTGCAGCCGGCATGATTGATACAGCACAATATGAGAACATAACGGTAGAATCCGGTGAAACCGTTTATTACAAGGAACTGCGTGCCAATTTAAATGAGTTAAGAGAAATGAATGGTGTGGAATATCTGTATACAATGGCTCGTGAGGAGGAAGGGGATGGCTATCGTTATGTTTATATGGTCGATGGCATGCCCAAAGGGGATGAAAATGCGTCCGGGCTTGGAGAAATAGAAGAAAACGAAGAATACTACGCCATGATGAATCGAGTATTCGAAACAGGGAAAGTTCAAACAGAGATGAGCCGCACAGACGATTATGGTGCGCTGGTGACCACCTATGTACCGATCAAGGCTGGAGATGGCAGGGTAATCGGTTTGATCGGGGCAGACTTTGATGCCAGTGAAGCTTACAAAACCATGCATGCTAACAAAATCGATTTGATTCTCCTGACCGGGCTGATCCTCGTTTTGAGCCTGCTCGTTATTTTTCTCGTGACCCACTATTTAACAAAGCCGTTAAAGCGTTTGACAAAAGAAGTAGAACGGGTAAAAGGCGGGGACTTATCTTCTAATATCAAGCCCAGCTCAAGAGACGAGTTTGGTGTTTTAACCGAGGCTTTCCAAGGAATGGTCCATGATTTAAAAAAGGTAATCGGAGGAATCAACGATAGCACGGACCAATTGGTGAAAACTTCCGGTGGACTCTTAAAGGATGCGCGTGAAATCAGCGAGGGAAGCCGAAAGGTTACAGCATCAATGCAGCAAATTGCATCAGGAACCGATATTCAGCGTAAACGGGCCGAGGAGGGTGCTGGCGTGATGAGTGAGCTGTCCCAAGGTATTCAGCATGCAGCCGCATCCAGCTCAGTTGTTTCGGAACGGGCTTCTTTAACGCTCGCTGAAGCCGAAAGCGGATTTCAAAAAGTGACAAATGTTGTTGAGCAAATGCATAATATTAACGAATCCGTCGGGCAGTCAAGCGAAGCGATCAAGCAGCTGGAACAGCAGTCCGTTGAAGTAACAGACATTCTTCAGGTGATTCAGGACATTTCTTCCCAGACAAACCTGCTTGCTTTGAATGCGGCAATCGAAGCAGCAAGAGCGGAAGAGCATGGAAAAGGATTTGCGGTCGTGGCAGAGGAAGTGCGGAAGCTGGCCGAGCAATCCGCACAGTCGGCAAAAAAAGTTTCCTTGCTGATTACGAATATGAATAAAGACACCAATCGGTCTGTTGACAGAATGAATGTAGTAGTAGAAAACGTGCAAAGCGGCATTTTGCTTGTTCGGGAAGCGGGAGAGGCTTTTGAAAGGATTTTGTCCTCAATAGAAGAAATCGCACGCCAAATTGAAGAAGTTTCTTCTGTATCTGAAGAAATGTCCGCTTCTTCCGAAGAAATTGCTGCTTCGGTGGCAGATTCTGCACAGGTGGCTGCCCAATCGGCAGACAGCACAAAACATGTACAGGCT from Domibacillus sp. DTU_2020_1001157_1_SI_ALB_TIR_016 encodes:
- a CDS encoding YitT family protein, translating into MHILLILAGSVLIAIAYNFFLIPHEILSSGLSGVAIMLGIITPLNTGLLNFLLNLPLLILGVVKLGKKFIAYTILSVVSLSLFLYWIPITQLSTEPILSSLFGGVLTGAGVGLTFRASASSGGFDIIAMLLARKRDFPLGTLLSIMNAVVIVAAGFLFSWDAALSTLIAIYATGKVVDTIHTKHIKLTLHIVTSKGDELCAKMLKNLYRGITVTEAKGAYSGESRSVLMTVITRYQLNEVKQMIQEVDPHAFVNITQTVEVMGLFHRE
- a CDS encoding DUF2922 domain-containing protein → MAKTLQLQFTTAGGGTSSLTIDTPVEPVDAAAVAQAMNAIIASGVFMASTGLFTASKSASLIDREVTEIL
- a CDS encoding DUF1659 domain-containing protein; this encodes MAQATLTKSSLRLMFDNGVDENGKQLFQTKTYSNVKTDVTPDQFNAAAAAIAGLSARPLVSIERNDTSTIN
- the mgrA gene encoding L-glyceraldehyde 3-phosphate reductase, which codes for MSYLTNSDRYLANPDRYKGSMQYRRSGKSGLLLPAISLGLWHNFGGVDTFENGRAMLRRAFDLGITHFDLANNYGPPPGSAEAMFGKIMHSDFAPYRDEIIVSTKAGYYMWEGPYGEWGSKKYLTASLDQSLKRMNLDYVDIFYSHRPDPDTPLEETIGALDLFVRQGKALYVGISSYSAEQTAEAASIAKELGTPILIHQPSYSMFERWIEDGLQDVLDEHGIGSIAFCPLAQGLLTNKYIYDVPDNSRAAKRTGFLEKERITDEVRAQIRALNDMAVERGQSLAQMALAWVLRNGRVTSALIGASKVSQIEENVKALDNLHFSDEELSKIDSILLRDVNA
- a CDS encoding helix-turn-helix domain-containing protein, encoding MSKEELVIECSIERALDIIGSKWSFLILRELFCGTKRFGELERAVQGISPKSLSDTLRRLEANDIVVRNVYPTVPLRVEYTLTEKGQDFHKIIKEMKLWGAKWG
- a CDS encoding YvrJ family protein, producing METILPLIQDVGFPIAVTFYLLYRIETKLDGVIQSIQNLPGKMKE
- a CDS encoding diguanylate cyclase — its product is MNPFSQIFNGRSMTLKGRFLTGISMLILFGGLLSIFPLLIFVQEQREHDAFTNLNKSLQMQNEFISEWQDELTRDINYLSELPEASNADKSFYEKLELLGNNRTLFYDLFYADRNGRILYNTNPRAETRKINVYNTPYFQEGMEWHTFTTGVRLIGERNIRSIIFSAPVTNENGQFGGILAGIVLVDDIRHIVGDFAYGKTGNVYLVDKTGTVLSASSRTFPVSLKNTKLFQDALQRQNRTEPYLNANGIESIGQYTWINGDEWVLISEVSTAEIEQPFRDTLFFMSIILLVIFVISYFFIRRLIGRITEPIQALLEGTTILRKGHYSHRIDDRVFTNASKEFRELCGAYNDMARDLQREQALRLQAEEEMCRTNEQLRRLSFSDSLTGIGNRRFFDDMLALSWKKAFEQKEPISLLLLDIDFFKKYNDRYGHDAGDRALQHVAKAVDEIAKEAGASAARYGGEELAVILPPGVPVRSFKLAEQIRLAIERLGILHEDHKNKVITVSIGGATLTPQPGDHPSLLIRKADEALYTSKRKGRARTTTYESVTL
- a CDS encoding methyl-accepting chemotaxis protein, encoding MGKSIKGKMLFIFSVIVLLACMAISFVSYHAAQQLAKDSLSSVTENIASRAAGMIDTAQYENITVESGETVYYKELRANLNELREMNGVEYLYTMAREEEGDGYRYVYMVDGMPKGDENASGLGEIEENEEYYAMMNRVFETGKVQTEMSRTDDYGALVTTYVPIKAGDGRVIGLIGADFDASEAYKTMHANKIDLILLTGLILVLSLLVIFLVTHYLTKPLKRLTKEVERVKGGDLSSNIKPSSRDEFGVLTEAFQGMVHDLKKVIGGINDSTDQLVKTSGGLLKDAREISEGSRKVTASMQQIASGTDIQRKRAEEGAGVMSELSQGIQHAAASSSVVSERASLTLAEAESGFQKVTNVVEQMHNINESVGQSSEAIKQLEQQSVEVTDILQVIQDISSQTNLLALNAAIEAARAEEHGKGFAVVAEEVRKLAEQSAQSAKKVSLLITNMNKDTNRSVDRMNVVVENVQSGILLVREAGEAFERILSSIEEIARQIEEVSSVSEEMSASSEEIAASVADSAQVAAQSADSTKHVQAIVVEQSSLTEHMSDSIQSLAHMAKELDGLVHKFKL